The nucleotide window TAGTATGAAAACATATGCGCTGCGATAACTAAACACCATGATAAGTTTTTGACCCGTGGGGGAGGGGGGGCTTGATAGGTTACCTAGAATCATCATGATAACTTTTTGCCCTGGGAAAAAATTGTTCAAAACATTTCCAATAATTTTTGTGtaaataacatgataatataAGCACCGCATAACCGATAACTTGCAATATAAACATGATGGTAACTTTTTTACCAAAAAAAATATATAAGTTGTTAAAATACACTCGCCTCGCGCGTGAGCCTCTTGAATGAACACAACACATGGCGTGCCACGGGAAAGTCACAATAATGTTTAGTGTCATGAGGGGCACACGTGCTATAGGCGTGATAAGTTACGCaaaaacatcatggtaatttttgACCTATGGAAAAAGCTACCGAAACACACCTAAGTTTTTAGGTGCAAGTACCATGATAATATACGAACCATAGACCTGGTAACTCATGTACAATCCCCCATGGTAACTTTGACCGGGGGGAGGTTGATGTACATATACCCTGATAACTTATGTGTAAGTACCACGATATTTTACACATCGAAGACCTTATAATTTGTGTACAAAACACAGTGATAACTTTGAAAGGGTGTAGTCGTTGAAGCATAGTACCTGATACGTTCTATGTAAATAGCACGATAAGTTATGCAACACAGGCCTGATAACTTGCATACAAATATCATGGTAACTTTGTCTTGAGGAGAAATCATGTGGTAGACGTGAAGAAGTGGCAATTTTCTTGGGGGTGAGCGCCCAAGATGTGCGGGAGAAGCAGGTTTCTCAGGCGAGTCTGCGGGGTCATTTGGGAAGAGGCGAGGTCAAAAAACGAGGGATTGTATGGTACTttaaaatgaaagaaatagatgTGTGACAGTTTTGCTTATATGGTACACGTGTGCCATATATCACAGTCCTAAATATAAATAGCATAATAAAATGAAATTTTACATGCATACATGTTGTAGTAGATTTTTAATATGAATAGTTGCATGTTGAGATGGGCCTTTTCTTATGCATGTTAAATGATAAGGTGGTACGCTTGTATGTTGAGAAAAATGTGTTAGCGGGGCTAGTTATTTAGATATACAGTACAAGATTTAAGGCGACTGTCACACGGGTAACAGTTTCCGTTCGACTGTCACACGAGAAGGAGAgggagaaagagagaggccgaagggggcccgagagagagagagagacagagaaaCGCACGGCGCCCACTTCCTCCCGGAATACCTTCTTTCTTTATCCATCGCGGGTGCACGAACCAAACATTCCAGTCGTCTGCCGGCAATTTCGATTCCCCCTCCCTCACGAGTTCTCGTATCCCGGATCCATCCAGAAAAGCAGGTTGGTCCGCAGCCGGGTCGGTAAGGCGCTCCGTCCCTGCCCGGAGTTGATGCGCGCCGCCGTCTGAATCTCTGCGCGAGGCAGGCCGGTCAACCGATCCATCCGGCCATGGCGTGCAGGGGCTTCTTCGAGTGCGTCCTCAAGCTGCTCAACCTCGTCCTCATGGCTGTCGGGCTGGCCATGGCGGGCTACGGCGCCTACCTGCTCGTGCTCTGGCTCCAGCTGCTGCCTCCgtcgccgccggcgccgcctccAAGCGGCGACCTAGTGCACCTTGGCCGGCCGATGCTTCTTCTTATTGACGTGTCTATCTCAGATGGGACCTCGGAGAAGCTCATCAGCGCATGGTGAGTCGTCTCTTGATCTCCTTGTGCTTGGATTCTCTGATGTGGTTATTATGGAACTGATGTGATTAACACTCCGCATCCTTCCTTAAATACTTGTAGTATCCATTTAATTGTACTTGTTATTTTCAAAGACTTAAATCGGATTACCGCAGAAAAATATCACTGCAATGAGGGTACTGTACCCTGGTACTGATCTTAGTTTATGTATTTAATGTCAGTGATTGTTCTCGTCTATAGGATCTTCGTTCCGTATTGAGAATTGAATTGTCATAATTAAGAATTAGAACGAATCTAGTTTATATGCAAGTGCTCATGCAGGGCTGAGAATATCTTTGTTTTTTCACCAAGGACTGAGAATGTCTTGCATTATGGATTTTCCTTTACCTACTTTTCCCACCTTTTTTATGTTCTCTGCAGGTTTATTTTTGCATTTATAGGCGTCGGTGTTATACTTTTCATTACCTCCATCTTCGGTTGTGCTGGAGCGTCAGCTAGGAGTGGATGCTGCTTATCCACTGTATCCTTAACATAATTTCTGGAGATCctttttatttgttttcttgcATGTCAATTTTGTATGAACTATCAAACAATAATACAATGGATCACTGTGTAACAAGGTATCAATCATTAAAAAAACATCTATATAAATTCTTGTTCTCATGGAGATCAACATGTAATATGATGTGGGATATTATTTCTGATTAAGTAATGAGACAAAATTTTATTGGATATTCATAGTATGATTAGTTCAGAAACAAATTACATGCAGTCTTATGTAAATGTTTTGCTTTACATTGTGTGATTGATTTAGGATGCTATTGGTAACAAATCTGCATGTTATGATTtccttgacattcagaaaagtaTTCATTCCTCATCATTTTGTTCATACTAGTAGAGCTTGCTGCAGGATGCTTCATTTTCTTCGACCATAGCTGGAAAGATGTTAGTAGGCCTCATCTCTTGTTTGTTTTTCATGATTGTTTCTCTGGGAACTTCGAGTTTATTCATTTTTATTGTGCAGGTAATTCCAGTTGATAAAACTGGTAACTTCGACATGATCTACAGTTTCCTGAAAGAAAATTGGAGAACCGCAAAATGGGTCGCACTTGGAGCTGTTGTGTTTGAGGTAAAAGCGGAACAATTTCCTTCGGTGTAATTTGATGAAGCATCTGTGGAACAACCTAGATTTATTATCTGTTCCAATAAAGTAACTTGTTATTGTGACACTTCTAAATCTGGTCTAATTAAAGATCAACTGTTATTTTAACAGTCAGGGGATCAGAAACTCGCTCCATGCTTCTGTTTATATGCTTGTAATGTTGTGTCACACATTCCTAAGCTTATGCAGAGATAAATTTGTGATATGGTAATACTGTT belongs to Triticum urartu cultivar G1812 chromosome 7, Tu2.1, whole genome shotgun sequence and includes:
- the LOC125520656 gene encoding tobamovirus multiplication protein 2A-like; the protein is MACRGFFECVLKLLNLVLMAVGLAMAGYGAYLLVLWLQLLPPSPPAPPPSGDLVHLGRPMLLLIDVSISDGTSEKLISAWFIFAFIGVGVILFITSIFGCAGASARSGCCLSTYSFLIILFILVELAAGCFIFFDHSWKDVIPVDKTGNFDMIYSFLKENWRTAKWVALGAVVFEALLFTVALIVQSGNQDDYDSDDEYIGPRSGVRQPLVNKQTATDPRVPNLDYRPIRNDAWSQRMRDKYGVDSFDPNRFQQATISPAEQRSRCTIL